A single Crateriforma conspicua DNA region contains:
- a CDS encoding type 1 glutamine amidotransferase domain-containing protein, with amino-acid sequence MNDFPLKGRRVLSLVGEIYEDLELWYPKLRLIEAGADVVVAGPDANAHYNGKHGYPCTSDAAIADMNSDAFDALLVPGGFMPDKLRRDPVVLDLVRAFDKSSKPIAAICHGGWIPISAGVYRGVCVTGSPGIKDDLVNAGAIYEDAAVVVDRHHITSRRPDDLPEFCRAFIEAIANQSCE; translated from the coding sequence ATGAACGATTTTCCACTAAAGGGCCGCCGAGTCCTGTCGCTTGTCGGTGAAATCTACGAAGACCTGGAGCTATGGTATCCCAAGTTGCGGCTGATCGAAGCCGGAGCGGACGTGGTTGTTGCGGGCCCCGATGCAAATGCCCATTACAACGGAAAGCATGGCTATCCCTGTACCAGCGACGCCGCCATCGCCGACATGAATTCCGATGCGTTCGACGCGTTGTTGGTTCCGGGCGGATTCATGCCCGACAAGTTGCGTAGAGACCCGGTGGTGTTGGACTTGGTGCGTGCGTTTGACAAATCGTCCAAACCGATCGCCGCGATTTGCCACGGCGGTTGGATCCCGATTTCCGCTGGGGTGTATCGGGGTGTCTGCGTGACCGGGTCGCCGGGTATCAAAGACGATCTGGTCAACGCCGGGGCGATCTACGAAGACGCGGCGGTTGTCGTCGATCGTCACCACATTACAAGCCGACGCCCCGATGACCTTCCCGAATTCTGTCGGGCGTTCATCGAGGCGATCGCGAATCAATCGTGTGAATAG
- a CDS encoding DUF1592 domain-containing protein yields the protein MTCLIAVGSIFGVDSRATESDVLTLPDDATTFLKSFCADCHMEGAQEGGLAIDLDTLNDSNAANHAIWVRIHDRIDRGEMPPADYDTIPRRDRAALLQPLGEILRAQHRRNNGATLRRLNRREYQNTMNDMFGTHVNLMDRLPEDGQSHGFDTVGHALGISSVHLRQYIDAADTVVDAAIAKSSTPTPTETINANYADSREGDQFIGKVWKKLDDNAVVFFDDFGYPTGMLRGTSVKTPGRYRIEVTGYAHQSDQPITAHIGGTSFQRGSEKPTYGYVSFPPGPPTTIQLEAWIDERYMIQVTPWGLDTGQYNIRKSGPDDYEGPGLAIKNVSLVGPLVDEFPSRGHRLIFGKMDRREIPPSNPKHRLRSGYRASFEIVSDDPDQEVHEAVRRVASQAFRRAVRDDEVALYFDLYRSERDRGASIEQALRTAVSGILCSPDFLYFVEPGGKLNNHAVATRLSYFLNRTAPDASIRKAADDGRLSDPDERRRQVDRLLESKRSDRFIQDFADAWLNLREIEFTNPDERLFPEYDDYLLHSMKGETHEFLRHAIRVDLPSGQLIDPDFAMLNERLAKHYEIPDVGGPQIRLVHLNPSDVRGGLLAHASILKSSANGTNTSPVVRGVWVTERILGQIPPPPPPGIPGVEPDIRGAATLREQLDKHRDLASCQACHQIIDPPGFALECFDPVGGWRTRYRSLGEGDRVNRKVDGRSVRYRLAQPVDASGQTVQGDSFDSFVQFREIVAANDRRIAQTIVEKLLTFAIGREPGFSDREEIDRIVDSTRNSGYGFRSLIHSVVASELFRTK from the coding sequence ATGACTTGCTTGATTGCGGTGGGTTCCATCTTTGGCGTCGACAGTCGGGCAACAGAATCCGATGTGCTGACTTTACCCGATGACGCAACGACATTTCTTAAGTCGTTCTGCGCCGACTGTCACATGGAGGGTGCTCAGGAAGGTGGCTTGGCCATCGACCTCGATACGCTCAACGATTCGAACGCCGCGAATCATGCGATCTGGGTTCGGATCCACGACCGCATCGATCGTGGCGAAATGCCGCCGGCCGACTATGACACGATTCCCCGCCGGGATCGCGCGGCGCTGTTGCAGCCACTGGGTGAAATCCTGCGAGCCCAACATCGTCGAAACAACGGCGCGACGCTACGACGCCTGAATCGCCGCGAGTACCAGAACACGATGAACGACATGTTCGGGACTCACGTCAACTTGATGGATCGATTGCCCGAAGACGGCCAGTCGCACGGTTTTGATACGGTGGGCCACGCGCTTGGCATCTCCAGTGTCCATTTGCGTCAGTACATCGACGCGGCCGACACCGTCGTGGATGCCGCAATCGCAAAATCCAGCACACCCACGCCCACGGAAACGATCAACGCCAACTATGCGGATTCACGCGAAGGCGATCAGTTTATCGGCAAGGTGTGGAAGAAACTGGACGACAATGCAGTCGTCTTTTTTGATGACTTTGGTTACCCCACCGGCATGCTGCGTGGCACCAGCGTGAAGACACCCGGGCGATACCGAATCGAAGTCACCGGATACGCCCACCAATCCGACCAGCCGATCACTGCTCACATCGGCGGCACCAGCTTCCAACGTGGCTCGGAGAAACCGACCTACGGCTATGTCAGCTTTCCGCCCGGCCCACCGACCACGATTCAATTGGAAGCATGGATCGATGAACGGTACATGATCCAAGTCACTCCCTGGGGCTTGGATACCGGTCAGTACAACATTCGAAAGTCCGGCCCGGACGATTACGAGGGACCAGGCCTGGCCATTAAGAACGTCAGCTTGGTCGGCCCCTTGGTGGATGAGTTCCCCAGCCGAGGGCATCGGCTGATTTTCGGCAAAATGGACCGCCGTGAGATCCCCCCCAGCAATCCAAAGCATCGGCTTCGCTCCGGTTACCGGGCATCCTTTGAAATTGTCAGTGACGATCCGGACCAAGAAGTTCACGAAGCGGTTCGACGAGTCGCATCACAGGCGTTCCGCCGCGCCGTCCGCGACGATGAAGTTGCGTTGTATTTCGATCTGTATCGCAGCGAACGTGACCGCGGCGCTTCGATCGAGCAGGCGTTGCGAACGGCGGTGTCAGGAATTTTGTGTTCGCCTGATTTCTTGTACTTCGTCGAACCAGGTGGCAAGCTGAATAACCACGCCGTCGCGACACGCTTGTCCTACTTTCTGAACCGGACCGCGCCGGATGCTTCGATAAGAAAGGCTGCCGACGACGGACGCCTAAGCGATCCCGATGAACGACGCCGCCAGGTGGATCGGTTGCTGGAATCCAAACGCAGTGATCGTTTCATTCAAGACTTTGCCGACGCGTGGCTGAATTTGCGAGAAATCGAATTCACCAATCCCGATGAGCGTCTATTTCCGGAGTATGACGACTATTTGTTGCATTCGATGAAGGGCGAAACGCATGAGTTTCTGCGGCATGCGATCCGAGTTGATTTGCCCAGCGGCCAGTTGATCGATCCCGACTTTGCGATGCTGAACGAACGCTTGGCGAAACACTACGAGATCCCCGATGTCGGCGGCCCGCAAATCCGACTGGTGCATTTGAACCCGTCGGACGTTCGCGGTGGATTGTTGGCACATGCTTCCATTTTGAAATCCAGTGCCAACGGCACGAACACCTCGCCCGTCGTCCGTGGCGTATGGGTTACCGAACGGATCTTGGGCCAGATCCCTCCGCCACCGCCACCAGGCATTCCCGGGGTGGAACCTGACATCCGCGGCGCCGCGACGCTGCGGGAACAATTGGACAAACACCGAGACTTGGCGTCGTGTCAGGCGTGCCATCAAATCATTGACCCGCCGGGATTCGCACTGGAGTGTTTTGATCCGGTCGGCGGGTGGCGGACGCGATACCGCAGCCTGGGCGAAGGTGATCGCGTGAATCGCAAGGTCGACGGCCGATCGGTCCGATACCGTTTGGCTCAACCGGTCGATGCCAGCGGACAAACCGTTCAAGGCGACAGCTTTGACAGCTTTGTCCAATTCCGCGAGATCGTTGCCGCCAATGACCGCCGCATTGCTCAAACCATTGTCGAGAAACTGTTGACGTTCGCGATCGGACGGGAACCCGGTTTTTCGGATCGCGAAGAAATCGATCGTATCGTTGATTCAACGCGAAACAGCGGATACGGATTTCGTTCGCTGATTCACAGCGTTGTCGCCAGCGAACTTTTTCGAACCAAGTGA
- a CDS encoding DUF1552 domain-containing protein, with protein sequence MSSRRNNISRVKRIHRRQLLRGWGAVGISLPFLECMQESVSAGETHTSSPPKRSVWICAGLGFHAPFLFPAEPGPLKPNTPYLKQLRDHLDQVTLFSGLSHPEQQGNNGHASSLTFLTSAQRPGLAGFKNTISIDQLIAQRIGMQTRFPYLALSTSGRSLSWTSGGVPIPGSMSPSQLFRELFLQGNEQQIASEIARLRRGHSILDTVTQSANTMAKQLGSNDRHKLQEYFQSVRELEHRLTQSEGWVRRPKPKVDAEQPDDIRDKLMAIERQSAMYDMITLALQTDSTRTITFGISGLNAAPKIPGVASDWHGLSHHGKDPAKIEELKLIEQAEFAAFANFLGGLRNIQEGDCTLLDQTTVVYGSNLGNASSHDWHNLPILVAGGGYRHGQYVAHDPNQNTPLANLFVGIAQGVGIEIDQFGSSVSAGIRGLETQANA encoded by the coding sequence ATGTCATCCCGCCGCAACAACATCTCACGCGTGAAGCGTATTCATCGACGCCAACTACTTCGTGGTTGGGGTGCGGTGGGAATCAGCCTGCCTTTTTTGGAATGCATGCAGGAAAGCGTGTCGGCCGGGGAAACACATACCAGTTCGCCGCCCAAGCGTTCGGTATGGATCTGTGCCGGACTGGGGTTCCATGCCCCGTTCTTGTTCCCTGCCGAACCGGGTCCTCTGAAGCCGAACACGCCCTACCTAAAACAGCTTCGGGATCACTTGGACCAGGTGACCTTGTTTTCCGGACTTTCGCATCCCGAACAACAGGGCAACAACGGACATGCGTCATCGTTGACATTCCTGACGTCGGCCCAACGCCCCGGATTAGCCGGATTCAAGAACACGATCTCGATCGACCAATTGATCGCACAGCGAATCGGAATGCAGACACGCTTTCCCTATTTAGCGTTGTCAACATCGGGGCGATCCCTTTCTTGGACATCCGGCGGTGTCCCGATTCCGGGATCCATGTCGCCATCCCAGTTGTTTCGCGAACTGTTTCTGCAAGGAAACGAACAACAAATCGCATCAGAGATCGCTCGGCTACGTCGAGGACACAGCATCCTGGACACCGTCACCCAGAGTGCCAACACGATGGCAAAACAGTTGGGATCAAACGACCGACACAAGCTGCAAGAGTATTTTCAGTCCGTGCGTGAACTGGAACACCGGCTGACACAATCGGAAGGTTGGGTTCGGCGTCCCAAACCCAAGGTTGACGCGGAACAGCCGGACGACATCCGTGACAAGTTGATGGCAATTGAGCGTCAATCGGCCATGTACGACATGATCACGCTTGCCCTGCAAACCGATAGCACGCGAACCATTACTTTTGGAATCAGCGGCTTGAATGCTGCACCCAAGATTCCCGGCGTCGCCAGCGATTGGCACGGCTTATCCCATCACGGGAAAGACCCGGCAAAAATCGAAGAATTGAAACTGATCGAGCAGGCCGAATTCGCTGCATTCGCAAATTTTCTGGGTGGGCTGCGGAATATCCAAGAAGGCGACTGTACCCTGCTGGATCAGACCACCGTCGTTTACGGTTCCAATCTCGGAAACGCCAGCTCGCACGATTGGCACAATTTGCCGATCTTGGTCGCCGGTGGCGGATATCGGCACGGACAATACGTCGCGCACGATCCCAACCAAAACACACCGCTTGCCAACTTGTTCGTTGGTATCGCCCAAGGCGTGGGCATCGAAATTGATCAATTCGGCAGCAGCGTGTCCGCTGGAATTCGCGGACTGGAAACTCAGGCAAACGCATGA
- a CDS encoding O-acetyl-ADP-ribose deacetylase, whose amino-acid sequence MTSIETVVGDITTISCDAIVNAANSTLLGGGGVDGAIHRVAGTALREACRQLPEIEPNVRCPVGGCRVTPAFGLPAKHVIHCVGPIYRGGNHDEHQQLVSCYERAIWIAASLGLSHLTFPAISCGAYRFPIDKAATISVRAVHRAVLSEPGIQRVTLVAFDDIMHRMWTKELKQVRAE is encoded by the coding sequence ATGACGTCCATCGAAACCGTAGTCGGCGATATCACCACGATATCATGCGATGCAATTGTCAACGCAGCCAATTCAACCCTACTGGGCGGCGGCGGGGTCGATGGTGCGATTCACCGTGTCGCCGGAACAGCACTGCGCGAAGCCTGTCGACAGTTACCTGAAATTGAACCCAACGTACGCTGCCCCGTGGGCGGTTGTCGCGTCACACCCGCGTTCGGTCTGCCCGCCAAGCATGTGATTCATTGCGTCGGCCCCATCTATCGCGGCGGAAATCACGACGAACATCAGCAACTGGTGTCTTGCTATGAACGTGCGATCTGGATCGCCGCTTCCTTGGGTCTATCGCATTTGACTTTCCCCGCAATCAGTTGCGGTGCCTATCGGTTTCCGATCGACAAAGCGGCAACGATTTCGGTTCGCGCCGTCCACCGAGCAGTGCTTTCCGAACCCGGCATTCAACGCGTTACGCTGGTCGCGTTTGACGATATCATGCACCGAATGTGGACGAAAGAATTGAAACAGGTCCGAGCGGAATAA
- a CDS encoding sulfatase-like hydrolase/transferase, whose product MRLIRSFTLRFGFSFLTTLISVAGLTPAGYANEPPAGFTALLADDSLDGWSHKGNWSINSGVVAREGSGGPLTYQDGPLPDDFELRFEWKVAKGSNSGIYYRPGQYEYQILDNTTHRDGANPRTSAASLYFCMQPSRDVTRAAGQWNTGRIVCKDTVIQHWCNGVKVIDFDYEDPRWQFHVDLLRKRGGNLSDRDGKLWLQDHGDPVWFRNIYLRAIPDEESLQRSEVTPASISDDVLKKEAEKLDGIMKRRQKAGEAADEKQSATRRPNIIYVMADDLGYGDLGCYGQSKIRTPNLDQMAAEGIRFTDHYAGHTVCRPSRLVLWTGQHVGHTRLIGNASRDLNGSEITVAKLLQDAGYATGGVGKWALGNVDTPDEIDNAGHPNNNGFDYWFGYMNQSNAHNYYPAFLWENDRIVTLKGNVIDDIPNGRGRVAKDKMTYSHDVMVEKAFEFIRRNASAPFLLHMHLTIPHANNEAGRVHGDGMEVPDYGVYANESWPNPEKGFAAMIGRLDSDMGRLFDLLDEKDIAKDTLVIFTSDNGPHHEGGHDEEFFDSNGVLQGAKRSMHEGGIRVPFIARWPGKIVAGSTSDWPSAFWDFLPTACDLAGVDPPASIDGVSYLPALLGQTPAGGDRYLYWASSEGDTSVGIRRGRWKLVNYPPTQKRRPKTGIAAIAENGWRLYDLANDPAEKNDMAGQHPERVRRMLEEVRGDGLWDEPQPAHGLTN is encoded by the coding sequence ATGCGATTGATACGCTCCTTCACGCTACGATTCGGCTTTTCGTTTCTGACCACCTTGATCAGCGTCGCCGGTTTGACACCGGCGGGATACGCGAACGAACCACCGGCCGGATTCACCGCTCTTTTGGCCGATGATTCGCTGGACGGTTGGTCGCACAAGGGAAATTGGTCGATCAATTCCGGGGTGGTCGCTCGTGAAGGTTCGGGCGGACCATTGACCTATCAAGACGGACCGCTGCCGGACGATTTCGAGTTACGATTCGAATGGAAGGTCGCCAAAGGTAGCAACAGCGGCATCTACTATCGGCCCGGCCAGTACGAATACCAAATCCTGGACAACACCACGCATCGCGATGGAGCGAACCCACGAACTAGCGCAGCGTCTTTGTACTTTTGTATGCAGCCGTCGCGTGATGTGACACGCGCGGCCGGTCAATGGAATACCGGCCGCATCGTCTGCAAGGACACCGTGATTCAGCATTGGTGCAACGGTGTGAAGGTCATCGATTTTGACTACGAAGATCCGCGATGGCAGTTCCATGTCGATCTGCTGCGCAAACGCGGCGGCAATCTTTCCGATCGTGATGGGAAACTATGGCTTCAGGACCATGGCGATCCGGTGTGGTTTCGCAACATCTATTTGCGAGCCATCCCAGACGAAGAATCGCTGCAGCGGTCGGAGGTCACGCCGGCCAGCATTTCGGACGACGTGCTAAAGAAAGAAGCTGAGAAACTCGACGGGATCATGAAGCGACGCCAAAAGGCAGGTGAGGCTGCGGACGAAAAGCAATCGGCAACGCGACGTCCGAACATCATTTACGTCATGGCGGACGACTTGGGATACGGTGATCTGGGCTGTTATGGACAATCGAAAATCCGCACCCCGAACCTGGATCAGATGGCGGCTGAGGGCATTCGTTTCACCGATCACTATGCCGGGCATACCGTTTGCCGGCCTTCGCGTTTGGTGCTTTGGACCGGCCAGCATGTCGGCCACACACGACTGATTGGCAACGCGTCCCGCGACCTGAATGGTTCGGAAATCACGGTGGCCAAACTGTTGCAAGACGCCGGTTACGCGACGGGCGGGGTGGGCAAATGGGCTTTGGGAAACGTCGATACGCCCGATGAAATTGATAACGCCGGGCATCCCAACAACAACGGCTTTGATTACTGGTTCGGATACATGAACCAGTCCAACGCTCACAACTACTATCCGGCTTTTCTGTGGGAAAATGATCGCATCGTCACCTTGAAAGGAAACGTTATTGATGACATTCCCAACGGCCGTGGCCGCGTGGCGAAAGACAAAATGACCTACAGCCACGACGTGATGGTGGAAAAGGCTTTTGAATTTATACGCCGCAATGCATCGGCCCCTTTTTTGTTGCACATGCACCTGACGATTCCCCACGCCAATAATGAAGCCGGACGCGTTCATGGCGATGGAATGGAAGTTCCCGACTATGGTGTTTACGCCAACGAATCTTGGCCGAATCCGGAAAAGGGTTTCGCAGCGATGATTGGCCGCTTGGACAGCGACATGGGGCGATTGTTCGACTTGCTGGACGAAAAAGATATTGCCAAAGACACGTTGGTGATCTTCACATCGGATAACGGCCCGCACCACGAGGGTGGTCACGACGAAGAGTTTTTTGACAGCAACGGCGTTCTACAAGGGGCGAAACGTTCGATGCACGAAGGTGGCATTCGGGTCCCCTTCATCGCTCGATGGCCGGGGAAGATTGTCGCGGGCAGCACCAGTGACTGGCCGTCCGCTTTCTGGGATTTTTTGCCGACCGCCTGCGATCTGGCAGGTGTCGACCCGCCAGCATCCATTGACGGGGTCAGCTACTTGCCGGCCCTGCTGGGTCAGACCCCGGCAGGTGGAGATCGATACCTTTACTGGGCCAGTTCCGAAGGCGATACCTCCGTCGGCATCCGACGCGGTCGATGGAAACTGGTGAATTATCCGCCGACGCAGAAACGACGCCCCAAAACCGGTATCGCGGCGATCGCTGAAAACGGATGGCGTTTATACGATCTGGCGAACGACCCGGCGGAAAAGAATGACATGGCCGGGCAACATCCCGAAAGAGTGCGCCGGATGCTGGAAGAAGTCCGCGGCGACGGGCTGTGGGATGAACCACAGCCCGCCCACGGTTTGACAAACTAG
- a CDS encoding sugar phosphate isomerase/epimerase family protein, giving the protein MKTFQSKTASRRQFLAASAASVAAATMASRGLVPSAAFADSHGGDAPFKISLAEWSLHRTLRDESKSLTNLDFPRVAKEEFGIEAIEYVNQFFMDKAEDKTYLADLKQRCDDHGVKSLLIMVDREGRIGDPDEAKRKEAVEKHHKWVDAATFLGCHSIRVNASSAGSYEEQQKLAADGLARLSEYAKPHGLNVLVENHGGLSSNGQWLAGTIEKVGMDNCGTLPDFGNFYIKRGDNPEIYDRYQGVRELMPFAKAVSAKSHDFDSEGNEVNTDYFKMMDIVLEFGYHGYVGIEYEGRELDEFEGIKRTKALLEKVASKVAQPTG; this is encoded by the coding sequence ATGAAAACCTTCCAATCCAAAACCGCTTCACGCCGTCAATTCCTGGCCGCTTCGGCCGCCTCGGTTGCCGCAGCAACCATGGCGTCACGCGGCCTGGTTCCCTCCGCCGCATTCGCCGACAGTCACGGCGGCGACGCACCGTTCAAGATTTCGCTGGCCGAATGGTCACTTCACCGAACGTTGCGTGATGAATCCAAGTCACTGACTAACTTGGATTTTCCTCGTGTTGCCAAAGAAGAATTCGGTATCGAAGCCATTGAATACGTCAACCAGTTCTTCATGGACAAGGCGGAAGACAAAACGTACTTGGCCGATCTGAAACAACGCTGTGATGATCACGGTGTTAAAAGCCTGTTGATCATGGTTGACCGCGAAGGTCGCATCGGCGATCCCGATGAAGCCAAGCGGAAGGAAGCGGTTGAGAAACACCACAAATGGGTCGACGCCGCGACGTTCTTGGGATGTCACAGCATCCGTGTCAACGCCAGCAGTGCGGGCAGCTACGAAGAACAGCAAAAGTTGGCCGCCGACGGTCTGGCCCGTCTCAGCGAGTACGCCAAGCCGCATGGTTTGAACGTCTTGGTTGAAAACCATGGCGGATTGTCCAGCAACGGACAGTGGTTGGCCGGCACGATCGAAAAGGTCGGCATGGATAACTGTGGTACCCTGCCCGACTTTGGCAACTTCTACATCAAGCGTGGCGACAACCCCGAGATTTACGATCGCTATCAAGGGGTTCGCGAATTGATGCCTTTTGCAAAGGCCGTTAGCGCGAAGTCACATGACTTCGATTCGGAAGGCAACGAAGTCAACACGGACTATTTCAAGATGATGGATATCGTCCTGGAGTTCGGTTATCACGGGTACGTCGGCATCGAATACGAAGGCCGCGAACTGGACGAATTCGAAGGAATTAAACGTACCAAGGCGTTGCTTGAGAAAGTCGCAAGCAAAGTCGCCCAGCCGACCGGCTAG
- a CDS encoding DUF5989 family protein, whose protein sequence is MPAEDRPPADPGLIREFWQFIRQEKKWWMLPILVSLALVALVTVIASSPAAPFIYTLF, encoded by the coding sequence ATGCCCGCCGAAGACAGACCGCCGGCTGATCCCGGATTGATCCGCGAGTTTTGGCAGTTCATCCGGCAGGAGAAAAAGTGGTGGATGTTGCCGATCCTGGTCAGTTTGGCCTTGGTGGCATTGGTGACGGTGATCGCATCGTCACCCGCGGCTCCGTTTATCTATACGCTTTTCTAA
- a CDS encoding carbamoyltransferase family protein, with amino-acid sequence MTTTLGISAFFHDSAACLVRDGRIVAAAQEERFSRIKHDAGFPESAIRYCLDAAKLSPGDLDHVVFYEKPIRKFDRLMESFLATAPRSLRPFTTAMPSWIKGKLNLRKTLRRRLDQVAGDGRRYVGKMHFVDHHLAHAASAAWTCPWPNAAVLVCDAVGEWATTSLGWSDGQQIQLTHQLRYPHSLGLLYSAFTYFCGFTVNSGEYKLMGLAAYGTPKYAQAIESELLNVASDGSFRLNQEFFGFVDSLKMTNQRFADVFDQTPRRADEPITDFHRDLAASIQKVTEDILLRTANHLHRLHAADALCIAGGVALNGKANGRLLVETPFQHLHVPPAPGDAGGAVGAALLIDRAVLDDAAVEGQAVSQYSMQNACLGPVYDSQQSSQELRQIGANFRSLTDEALIDEVARRLADGQVVGWMDGPMEFGPRAVGRRSILADPRGDDVRDRMNQAIKFREPFRPFAPVVLAERVTKYFQVSGDFESPWMSFIVPVKAAAEIAPAIIHADGTARVQTLTRDQNPKLYHLIQQFDRMTGCPMLVNTSFNVKDEPIVASPVDAYRCFQKSGMDCCVIQNHLLDKRESC; translated from the coding sequence TTGACCACGACGCTGGGCATTTCCGCTTTCTTTCATGACTCAGCAGCGTGCTTGGTGCGTGACGGGCGGATTGTTGCTGCCGCTCAGGAGGAACGATTTAGCCGAATCAAGCATGATGCCGGTTTTCCGGAGTCCGCTATCCGGTACTGCTTGGATGCCGCAAAGCTTTCGCCCGGTGATTTGGACCATGTCGTGTTTTATGAGAAGCCGATCCGGAAGTTCGATCGGCTGATGGAATCGTTTCTGGCAACCGCGCCGCGATCTCTGCGTCCTTTCACAACCGCAATGCCGTCCTGGATCAAAGGCAAATTAAATCTGCGAAAAACGCTTCGGCGGCGATTGGACCAAGTTGCGGGCGATGGACGACGGTACGTGGGCAAGATGCACTTTGTCGACCATCATTTGGCGCACGCGGCCAGTGCCGCGTGGACATGCCCCTGGCCCAATGCCGCTGTTCTGGTGTGTGATGCCGTGGGCGAATGGGCGACGACAAGCCTGGGTTGGTCCGACGGTCAGCAAATCCAGTTGACCCATCAATTGCGTTACCCGCATTCGCTGGGGCTGTTGTATTCCGCGTTCACGTATTTCTGTGGGTTTACCGTCAATTCAGGCGAATACAAGTTGATGGGCTTGGCGGCATACGGAACGCCAAAGTATGCCCAGGCGATCGAATCAGAACTGCTGAATGTCGCTTCGGATGGTTCGTTTCGTTTGAATCAAGAGTTCTTTGGGTTTGTCGATTCATTGAAGATGACGAATCAACGATTCGCCGATGTGTTCGATCAAACACCGCGAAGGGCGGATGAACCGATCACGGACTTTCATCGTGACTTAGCGGCATCCATACAAAAAGTTACCGAAGACATATTGTTGCGAACCGCGAATCATCTGCATCGTTTGCACGCTGCCGATGCATTGTGCATCGCAGGCGGTGTGGCCTTGAACGGAAAGGCTAACGGTCGCTTGTTGGTCGAAACCCCGTTTCAGCATCTCCATGTGCCGCCCGCCCCCGGTGATGCCGGCGGTGCCGTGGGCGCCGCGCTGCTGATCGATCGAGCAGTGTTGGACGACGCTGCTGTGGAGGGCCAAGCGGTTTCGCAATACTCGATGCAAAACGCGTGCCTGGGGCCGGTCTATGATTCACAGCAATCCAGTCAAGAGCTAAGGCAAATCGGTGCGAACTTTCGTTCCTTAACGGACGAAGCATTGATCGACGAAGTGGCGCGGCGTCTGGCCGACGGTCAAGTCGTCGGATGGATGGACGGGCCGATGGAATTCGGGCCTCGCGCCGTCGGCCGCAGAAGTATCTTGGCCGATCCACGCGGCGATGACGTGCGTGATCGAATGAATCAAGCGATCAAGTTCCGTGAACCTTTTCGACCTTTCGCACCAGTCGTTTTGGCCGAACGAGTGACCAAATATTTCCAAGTATCGGGCGATTTTGAAAGCCCTTGGATGTCCTTCATTGTTCCGGTCAAAGCCGCGGCCGAAATCGCACCGGCGATCATCCATGCCGACGGCACCGCTCGGGTGCAGACATTGACCCGGGATCAGAACCCTAAGTTGTATCATTTGATCCAACAGTTCGATCGGATGACCGGATGTCCGATGCTGGTGAACACCAGCTTTAACGTGAAGGACGAACCCATCGTTGCCAGTCCCGTCGATGCGTATCGTTGCTTCCAAAAATCTGGGATGGATTGTTGTGTGATTCAGAATCATCTGTTGGACAAACGCGAATCATGTTGA